One window of the Flavobacteriaceae bacterium YJPT1-3 genome contains the following:
- a CDS encoding TonB-dependent receptor — protein MVLKPLQILVVLCCITNLLWAQKTITGTVTSADSTPIPGANVLIQGTTQGVQTDFDGKFSLEASVGDVLLVTYVGFNEKEVTVTDAQADYTIVLTEDISELNEVVVVGYGSQRKEVLTSSVSQVDGEEIAKETVLNASQALQGKAAGVQVIASDAPGQASNIVIRGLGTVQGGRDPLYVVDGVLTDNINNINTADIESINILKDAASLAIYGNRGANGVVIVTTKQAKEGVMTINANHFTGVRDILSKVEMARADQFVIYSNEAALRDLRTDNDPSNDNDFSNFLATNQPYDTDWLDAITRIGLIRDYYVSIAGGSEKVKSFFSVGFNDEEGILLNNDFNRLTVRSNVDYQISDKLSFSSKVGTQLASGTPQSFGLFTAAYKQAPIIPARTEDGVFGSSIGLNNVANPLIDATNEFKREKNRFFKVQGAFKLDYEIIEALTFTSRFSIETEYGRFYNFRNRLGRFLADNPSNTESSFEGGIDNPARTRLTVTHTNTYRWFLDNYFTYDKTFAEVHGLNLTVGITAEESRNEFLSATRNNVPLDNALNFNLNTGDEDTSQLNGGAISVQDRLYSYLARVNYDYDGKYLLGGSFRRDGSSRFQAGSRFGNFYAVSAGWVVTQESFFDDTVFDVLKLRASFGQLGNQNVPFNVVTATTGAGGFYAFGPNQDLQQGITITGTVQEDLSWEVTEETNLGLEYTLFDFRLSGEIEAYQRTNTNAILQIELPDVIGFDPFNSAVGEVENRGIEFSINWSDQIGEEFSYSIGGNFSYNENEITNATNPFFNEQIGGFINNGQYTKKIAVGQPLGSFFLYEVEGINDSGDLVYRDNNGNGIVDEGDRRYFGSYLPKYYGTVNLSMNYKNFDFSTTLFGNFGNQVYNGKKAQRFGNENIELTDFNNRYTSGRPSNTTPRASNDVPLSSNYYLESGDFVRMNSVTLGYTIPENTLKYFTKVRLYLSARNPLIWKKFSGFTPELPGAPLGTAGIELDAYPTLRSFYIGINSSF, from the coding sequence ATGGTTCTAAAACCACTTCAAATTCTAGTAGTCCTTTGTTGTATAACCAATCTGCTCTGGGCACAAAAAACCATTACAGGAACGGTAACCTCGGCAGACAGCACACCCATACCCGGAGCGAATGTGTTGATTCAGGGCACGACCCAGGGTGTACAAACCGATTTCGATGGAAAGTTTAGTCTTGAGGCATCGGTAGGTGATGTGCTCTTAGTGACTTATGTAGGTTTCAATGAAAAAGAAGTTACGGTAACTGATGCACAAGCTGATTACACCATTGTCCTTACTGAGGACATCAGTGAATTGAATGAAGTGGTTGTGGTGGGTTATGGCTCCCAGCGTAAAGAGGTGCTTACCAGTTCCGTTTCTCAGGTGGACGGAGAAGAGATTGCTAAAGAGACCGTGTTGAATGCGAGTCAGGCACTACAAGGTAAGGCAGCTGGAGTACAAGTGATTGCCTCTGATGCTCCGGGTCAGGCTTCTAATATTGTGATTCGCGGACTCGGAACGGTACAGGGAGGTCGAGATCCCTTGTATGTTGTGGATGGGGTACTTACAGACAATATAAATAACATCAACACCGCAGATATAGAGTCGATCAACATCCTTAAGGATGCTGCATCACTCGCCATCTATGGGAATAGAGGGGCAAATGGCGTTGTCATTGTCACCACAAAACAAGCTAAGGAAGGTGTTATGACCATTAATGCGAATCACTTTACCGGGGTTCGTGATATTTTAAGTAAGGTAGAAATGGCTCGAGCCGATCAATTTGTGATATACAGTAATGAAGCCGCCCTTCGTGACTTGAGAACAGACAACGATCCGAGTAATGATAATGACTTTAGCAATTTTTTGGCTACCAATCAGCCTTACGATACAGACTGGCTAGACGCGATAACACGAATAGGATTAATCAGAGATTATTACGTATCCATTGCCGGAGGATCAGAAAAAGTAAAGTCGTTTTTCAGCGTCGGATTTAATGACGAAGAGGGTATACTCCTTAATAACGACTTCAACAGACTTACGGTAAGAAGCAACGTTGATTATCAAATTTCAGACAAGCTCTCGTTCTCCTCTAAAGTAGGAACTCAATTAGCCTCTGGAACACCACAGAGTTTCGGTTTATTCACAGCGGCCTATAAACAGGCTCCCATAATACCGGCCCGTACAGAAGACGGGGTATTTGGTTCTTCCATTGGGCTAAACAATGTAGCAAATCCATTGATTGACGCTACCAATGAATTTAAGCGGGAGAAAAATCGATTTTTCAAAGTCCAGGGTGCCTTTAAACTGGATTATGAGATTATTGAGGCACTCACCTTTACGTCACGTTTTTCGATAGAAACAGAGTACGGACGTTTCTATAATTTTAGAAATCGTTTGGGTCGTTTTTTGGCTGACAATCCCTCGAATACAGAAAGCAGTTTTGAAGGGGGTATTGATAATCCCGCAAGAACACGACTTACAGTAACCCATACGAACACCTACCGCTGGTTTTTAGATAATTATTTCACCTATGATAAGACCTTTGCTGAAGTTCACGGACTCAACCTTACGGTGGGAATTACTGCAGAAGAAAGTAGAAACGAATTTTTATCAGCGACTCGAAATAATGTTCCCCTAGACAATGCCCTAAATTTCAATTTGAACACGGGAGATGAAGATACATCACAATTGAACGGGGGAGCTATCAGTGTTCAGGATCGTTTGTATTCCTATTTGGCTCGTGTAAATTACGATTATGACGGAAAATATTTGCTGGGAGGATCATTTCGCCGAGATGGATCCAGTCGGTTCCAGGCTGGTAGCCGATTTGGTAATTTTTATGCCGTAAGTGCCGGGTGGGTCGTCACACAAGAGTCTTTTTTTGACGATACGGTCTTTGATGTCTTAAAACTTAGAGCCAGCTTTGGGCAGTTAGGAAATCAAAATGTGCCTTTCAATGTAGTCACGGCTACTACGGGTGCAGGTGGCTTTTACGCGTTTGGACCCAATCAGGATTTACAGCAAGGAATAACCATAACGGGAACTGTACAAGAAGATCTTTCCTGGGAAGTAACGGAGGAAACAAACTTAGGTCTCGAGTACACCCTATTTGATTTCCGACTTTCGGGTGAGATTGAAGCTTACCAGCGAACCAACACCAATGCGATTCTTCAAATTGAACTGCCTGACGTTATTGGTTTTGATCCCTTCAATTCGGCTGTTGGGGAAGTGGAGAATCGGGGGATTGAATTCTCCATCAATTGGTCTGACCAAATAGGAGAGGAGTTTTCTTATAGTATTGGAGGAAATTTCTCCTACAATGAAAATGAAATTACCAACGCCACGAACCCGTTTTTCAATGAGCAAATTGGTGGTTTCATCAATAATGGACAGTACACCAAGAAAATTGCGGTTGGCCAACCCTTAGGAAGCTTCTTTTTGTATGAGGTAGAAGGAATTAATGATTCTGGTGATCTTGTATACCGCGATAATAACGGCAATGGTATCGTTGATGAAGGTGATCGTCGATACTTTGGTTCCTACTTGCCTAAATACTACGGTACAGTCAACCTATCCATGAACTATAAGAATTTTGATTTTAGCACCACCTTATTTGGAAACTTTGGGAACCAGGTGTATAACGGTAAAAAGGCTCAGCGTTTCGGTAACGAGAATATAGAATTGACAGATTTCAACAACCGCTATACCTCTGGGCGTCCCAGCAACACGACGCCACGAGCTTCAAATGACGTTCCTTTATCCTCCAACTACTATTTGGAGTCCGGTGACTTCGTTCGCATGAATTCAGTCACCTTAGGGTATACCATTCCTGAAAACACGCTGAAATACTTTACGAAGGTTCGTCTTTACCTCTCTGCGCGAAATCCATTGATATGGAAGAAATTTTCCGGATTTACACCGGAACTACCGGGAGCTCCACTGGGAACCGCCGGAATTGAACTGGACGCCTATCCAACACTACGTTCATTTTATATTGGTATTAACTCCTCATTTTAG
- a CDS encoding RagB/SusD family nutrient uptake outer membrane protein translates to MIMKTESLQKITILLLSVALSGFLGCSEEFIDVESNQETESAISAERAPELVNAVYNSLLTWEVSSFSWTGITSIASDDADKGSVPSDTGVDKHLLDALEISPTMVSVGDVWRGHFGGIQRANQALNRIALFEEIDAALQSRLIGEAKFLRALYYFRLVQTFGGVPIITTINSLDDINETLLTRATREETFAFIEQDLRDAIDALPEKSEYPTSELGRATRGAAKTLLAKVFMYQENWEEVRALTNEIIASGEYGLTPNYEDIWKESSENNIESIFEIQSRGADPAAGVDKYSTIQGARGAGGWGWGFNTPSADLNDSYEEGDTRRDATIMYAGETLFDGREISADAPNPRYNQKAYASELTEAEITGKNVRLLRYAEVLLMNAEAAAVLGGDVATPLNQVRGRAGLAPAITPSRLAVWEERRFELAFEHDRYFDLVRQGRAQEVLNAKGIPFVAGKHEVFPIPQEQIDLSGGVLTQNPGY, encoded by the coding sequence ATGATTATGAAAACAGAAAGCCTACAAAAAATTACAATTCTGCTCTTATCTGTAGCTCTTAGCGGCTTCTTAGGATGCAGTGAAGAATTTATCGATGTCGAGTCCAACCAGGAAACTGAGTCCGCAATAAGTGCCGAAAGGGCACCTGAATTAGTCAATGCGGTGTACAACAGTCTGCTTACTTGGGAAGTCAGTTCCTTCAGTTGGACAGGGATTACCAGTATCGCCTCAGACGATGCCGATAAGGGTAGTGTACCCAGCGATACTGGGGTAGATAAACACCTGCTGGATGCCCTTGAAATTTCTCCAACCATGGTCTCCGTTGGCGATGTTTGGCGCGGTCATTTTGGTGGTATTCAGCGTGCAAACCAGGCGCTGAATCGGATTGCCTTATTTGAGGAAATTGATGCTGCACTTCAAAGCAGATTGATAGGGGAGGCGAAATTTTTGCGGGCCCTCTATTATTTTCGATTAGTCCAAACCTTTGGAGGGGTGCCTATCATTACGACAATCAATAGCCTGGATGACATCAATGAAACTCTTCTTACCCGGGCTACACGTGAAGAAACTTTCGCGTTCATTGAGCAGGATCTGAGAGATGCAATTGATGCGCTACCCGAAAAAAGCGAATATCCTACCTCGGAATTGGGACGTGCAACTCGAGGTGCAGCAAAAACCTTACTGGCTAAGGTCTTTATGTATCAGGAAAATTGGGAAGAAGTTAGAGCACTGACCAACGAGATCATAGCTTCTGGGGAGTATGGTCTGACCCCCAATTATGAGGACATTTGGAAGGAAAGCAGTGAAAACAACATAGAATCCATTTTCGAGATCCAGTCCCGAGGTGCTGATCCTGCAGCCGGAGTTGATAAATACAGTACCATCCAAGGCGCTCGAGGTGCTGGTGGTTGGGGCTGGGGTTTTAATACGCCATCTGCTGACTTAAATGATTCCTACGAGGAAGGTGATACGCGACGTGATGCAACCATTATGTACGCTGGAGAAACTTTATTCGATGGTCGGGAGATTAGCGCCGATGCGCCCAATCCGCGTTACAATCAAAAAGCCTATGCTAGTGAGCTAACCGAGGCTGAAATTACAGGAAAAAATGTTCGTTTATTGCGCTATGCTGAAGTGCTCCTTATGAATGCTGAAGCGGCTGCCGTGCTTGGTGGCGACGTAGCAACGCCTCTTAATCAAGTGCGCGGAAGAGCAGGACTTGCACCAGCCATTACGCCATCGCGACTGGCTGTGTGGGAAGAACGCCGCTTTGAACTGGCTTTTGAACACGACCGCTACTTTGACTTGGTGCGTCAGGGAAGGGCACAAGAAGTACTCAATGCCAAGGGCATTCCTTTTGTTGCCGGAAAGCATGAAGTATTTCCGATACCTCAAGAACAAATCGATCTAAGTGGGGGCGTACTCACCCAAAATCCAGGATACTAA
- a CDS encoding glucoamylase family protein produces the protein MNTFYTCLALIFLTVSGCSDDEIAPPPPDVGFIEESNVETLPLEKLLDTVQRQTFRYFWEFAEPNSGLARERSQEDALGGESRNIVTIGGSGFGISCFPAAVERGWISRNDAIARLEKILNFLENAQTYNGVFSHWYFGDSGVTRPFSPLDDGGDLVETAFLIQGLLINRQYFSGDNAEEASLRDRITSIWEAVEWDFHERGQNVLTWHWSPANEFAIDLQIQGWNEGLIVYVLAASSPTHPIAKETYDNGWASNGGMVNGSTYVGTTLPLGEPFGGPLFFAHYSFIGLDPTNLSDRYASYFEQNRNHSLINYEYCRNNPNGYRGYSEESWGLTASDNYQGYSAHSPTNDLGVITPTAALSSFPFTPEQSQQALEHFYYDKNEDLWGPYGFYDAFSEEFNWVADGYLAIDQGPIVAMIENYRTQLLWDLFMQDTEIQRGLDRLEFNY, from the coding sequence ATGAATACATTTTATACCTGCCTTGCTTTGATCTTTCTTACGGTCAGCGGATGCTCTGATGACGAAATTGCACCACCTCCGCCAGACGTAGGCTTTATCGAAGAGTCTAATGTAGAAACACTGCCCCTCGAAAAGTTACTGGATACGGTACAGCGGCAAACCTTCCGCTATTTTTGGGAATTTGCAGAGCCCAATAGCGGTTTGGCCAGAGAGCGATCTCAAGAAGATGCTTTAGGTGGAGAATCCAGAAATATTGTGACCATCGGAGGATCTGGTTTTGGAATTTCGTGTTTTCCTGCGGCGGTGGAACGAGGCTGGATCAGCCGAAACGATGCTATAGCCAGGCTGGAAAAAATACTCAACTTCTTAGAAAATGCGCAGACCTATAATGGAGTGTTTTCACATTGGTATTTTGGAGACAGTGGAGTAACTAGACCATTCAGTCCGCTAGATGATGGAGGAGACCTGGTAGAAACAGCATTTCTGATACAGGGCTTACTCATTAATCGTCAGTATTTCTCGGGAGACAACGCAGAAGAAGCGTCGCTTCGGGATCGGATCACGTCGATTTGGGAGGCCGTAGAATGGGATTTTCATGAGCGAGGTCAAAATGTATTGACCTGGCATTGGTCGCCGGCGAATGAATTTGCAATTGACCTTCAGATTCAAGGTTGGAATGAAGGCTTGATTGTCTACGTATTGGCGGCTTCTTCACCCACGCACCCTATCGCGAAAGAAACTTATGATAATGGTTGGGCGTCCAACGGGGGGATGGTAAACGGATCAACTTACGTAGGAACTACCCTCCCCTTAGGAGAACCTTTTGGAGGACCTCTTTTCTTTGCTCATTATTCATTCATTGGACTTGATCCTACCAATCTGAGTGATCGATATGCCTCTTATTTTGAGCAGAATCGCAACCATTCCTTGATCAATTATGAATACTGCCGAAATAATCCTAACGGTTATCGGGGCTATAGTGAAGAATCCTGGGGTCTTACGGCAAGTGATAACTATCAAGGATACTCTGCGCACAGTCCTACCAATGATCTGGGAGTGATAACACCAACCGCAGCCTTGTCCTCTTTTCCTTTTACACCAGAGCAATCACAGCAGGCATTAGAGCATTTTTATTACGATAAAAATGAAGATCTATGGGGTCCTTATGGTTTTTACGACGCTTTTTCAGAGGAATTTAATTGGGTTGCTGATGGTTACCTGGCTATTGACCAGGGCCCGATAGTCGCCATGATTGAAAATTATAGAACACAACTTCTATGGGACCTGTTCATGCAGGACACGGAAATCCAGCGAGGTCTGGATAGATTGGAGTTTAATTATTAA